A single genomic interval of Primulina huaijiensis isolate GDHJ02 chromosome 7, ASM1229523v2, whole genome shotgun sequence harbors:
- the LOC140981447 gene encoding tubulin beta-7 chain-like → MREILHIQGGQCGNQIGAKFWEVICDEHAIDQTGKYGGDSELQIERANVYYNEASGGRFVPRAVLMDLEPGTMDSVRSGPFGQIFRPDNFVFGQSGAGNNWAKGHYTEGAELIDAVLDVVRKEAENCDCLQGFQVCHSLGGGTGSGMGTLLISKIREEYPDRMMLTFSVFPSPKVSDTVVEPYNATLSVHQLVENADECMVLDNEALYDICFRTLKLSTPTFGDLNHLISVTMSGVTCCLRFPGQLNSDLRKLAVNLIPFPRLHFFMVGFAPLISRGSQQYRALTVPELTQQMWDAKNMMCAADPRHGRYLTASAMFRGKMSTKEVDEQMINVQNKNSSYFVEWIPNNVKSSVCDIPPTGLKMSSTFIGNSTSIQEMFRRVSEQFTAMFRRKAFLHWYTGEGMDEMEFTEAESNMNDLVAEYQQYQDATAADEYDANEDEEAQDEVSV, encoded by the exons ATGAGAGAAATCCTTCACATCCAAGGCGGCCAATGCGGTAACCAGATAGGCGCCAAGTTCTGGGAGGTCATCTGCGACGAGCACGCCATAGATCAGACAGGAAAATACGGCGGTGACTCCGAACTCCAGATCGAGCGCGCTAATGTCTATTACAACGAAGCCAGCGGCGGAAGGTTCGTACCACGCGCCGTCCTCATGGACCTAGAGCCTGGTACTATGGACTCCGTTAGGTCTGGCCCTTTCGGCCAGATATTCAGACCTGACAACTTTGTCTTCGGCCAGTCTGGTGCGGGGAATAATTGGGCCAAGGGGCATTACACCGAGGGAGCCGAATTGATTGATGCCGTGTTGGATGTTGTTCGCAAGGAGGCTGAGAATTGTGACTGCTTGCAAG GATTTCAAGTGTGTCATTCTTTGGGTGGGGGCACTGGATCTGGTATGGGCACCCTTCTGATCTCCAAGATCAGGGAAGAGTATCCAGACCGCATGATGTTGACGTTTTCAGTCTTTCCTTCACCAAAGGTATCCGACACTGTTGTTGAGCCATATAATGCTACCCTTTCTGTTCATCAACTTGTGGAGAACGCAGATGAGTGTATGGTTTTGGATAACGAGGCTCTTTATGATATCTGTTTCCGTACTCTTAAGCTGTCCACTCCTACAT TCGGTGACCTCAACCATCTGATCTCAGTTACCATGAGTGGTGTCACATGCTGTCTCCGGTTCCCAGGTCAACTGAACTCTGACCTGAGGAAACTTGCTGTTAATCTTATCCCCTTCCCACgtcttcatttcttcatggTTGGATTTGCACCTCTAATCTCGAGGGGCTCCCAGCAGTACCGGGCTCTTACAGTACCTGAACTAACACAGCAAATGTGGGATGCGAAGAATATGATGTGTGCTGCAGACCCACGCCATGGTCGGTACTTGACTGCCTCAGCCATGTTCCGTGGTAAGATGAGTACCAAAGAAGTTGATGAACAGATGATCAATGTTCAAAACAAGAACTCATCCTACTTTGTTGAATGGATTCCAAACAATGTCAAGTCTAGTGTTTGTGACATCCCACCCACGGGGCTGAAAATGTCATCCACTTTCATTGGGAATTCTACTTCAATTCAGGAGATGTTCAGGCGTGTTAGTGAGCAATTCACTGCTATGTTCAGGCGTAAAGCTTTCTTGCATTGGTACACGGGTGAAGGAATGGATGAAATGGAGTTTACCGAGGCCGAGAGCAACATGAACGATCTTGTTGCAGAATATCAGCAGTACCAGGATGCTACTGCTGCTGATGAATATGATGCTAATGAGGACGAGGAAGCACAAGATGAGGTGTCCGTGTGA
- the LOC140980130 gene encoding putative germin-like protein 2-1, whose translation MASNILLLGLFIATFTVSLASDPSPLQDFCVANPKGSGLVHNGLASLFLSLSSLFRVNGFTCKDPKLVQADDFFFSGLNVTGNTFNPVGSKVTPVTVTQIPGLNTLGISMVRIDFSPSGVNPPHTHPRATEILTVIEGSLEVGFVTSNPNNSLISKVLEKGDVFVFPQGLVHFQRNTANASAVAIAGLSSQNPGVNNIGNAVFGSNPPIPDDLLAKSFQVDAKTVDLIQSKF comes from the exons ATGGCTTCCAATATTCTTTTGTTGGGACTATTTATTGCAACTTTTACAGTTTCTTTGGCATCCGATCCAAGCCCGCTTCAAGATTTTTGTGTTGCTAACCCCAAAGGTTCCG GTTTGGTCCATAATGGCCTGGCTTCATTATTTTTGTCCCTGTCTTCTTTATTTCGAGTAAATGGCTTTACATGCAAGGATCCCAAACTCGTGCAAGCTGATGATTTCTTCTTCAGTGGGCTTAACGTAACCGGCAACACTTTCAATCCTGTGGGATCCAAAGTGACTCCAGTAACAGTCACTCAGATTCCCGGACTCAACACACTGGGGATTTCAATGGTCCGGATCGACTTTTCGCCGTCCGGGGTCAACCCCCCCCACACACATCCTCGTGCTACTGAAATATTGACTGTGATTGAAGGTTCCCTGGAAGTGGGATTTGTCACCTCCAATCCCAATAATAGTCTCATCTCTAAAGTACTCGAAAAGGGGGACGTGTTTGTGTTTCCTCAAGGTCTTGTTCACTTCCAACGCAATACTGCCAATGCTAGTGCTGTTGCTATTGCAGGACTCAGCAGCCAAAACCCTGGAGTAAATAACATTGGAAACGCAGTTTTTGGATCCAATCCCCCCATCCCGGACGATCTTCTCGCAAAATCATTTCAAGTGGATGCAAAGACGGTGGATTTGATACAGTCCAAGTTCTAG